A DNA window from Rhodococcus sp. Z13 contains the following coding sequences:
- a CDS encoding IS1634 family transposase, with amino-acid sequence MVFVRKVRTKSGATAVQIARYVGGRQEIVKHIGSAHTDVELGMLLERARAWLEPDQQVLDLGVTRQVPVEKPLAGGQSTLFEPTPGPVQVDTPGRTESTGSVLLRQVLVDVYDQLGFGILGDTVFRDLVIARIVEPGSKLDAGRVLQDLGTDPPSYATIKRHLKQIVDREYRGKIAEQCFAHAAESGGLSLLLYDVTTLYFEAEKEDDLRKVGYSKERRVDPQIVVGLLVDRTGFPLEIGCYEGNSAETRTIVPIVRQFQARHDLDGVEMVVAADAGMLSASNLAALDEAGLKFIVGSRATKAPGDLASHFHWNGNVFTDGQIIDTITPRHGRSVVNNRRRRAEPVWNETDHPNAWRAIWQYSRSRAARDEKTLNAQEARARAVVDGDTAPKSTRFVKTTAKGRRLDTASLERARMLVGLKGYVTNLPVSLMDPSEIIGKYHELWHVEQSFRMSKTDLRARPIFHRTRDAIEAHLTVVFAALAVSRVVQERSDLAIGKVVKLLRPLRSATIAINGTRHTFPPQVEADMQVLLDRISGTEITH; translated from the coding sequence GTGGTGTTTGTCAGGAAGGTGCGCACCAAGTCCGGGGCCACGGCCGTGCAGATCGCCCGCTATGTGGGCGGTCGGCAGGAGATCGTCAAGCACATCGGTTCCGCGCATACCGACGTCGAACTCGGCATGCTGCTCGAGCGCGCCCGGGCCTGGCTCGAACCCGACCAGCAAGTCCTCGACCTCGGCGTCACCCGGCAGGTCCCGGTCGAAAAGCCCCTGGCCGGCGGGCAGAGCACCCTGTTCGAGCCCACACCCGGACCCGTGCAGGTGGATACGCCGGGACGGACGGAATCGACCGGGTCGGTGCTGCTGCGCCAGGTCTTGGTCGACGTCTACGACCAGCTTGGGTTCGGCATCCTCGGCGACACGGTGTTCCGGGACCTGGTGATCGCCCGGATCGTCGAACCCGGCTCGAAACTCGACGCCGGCCGGGTCCTACAGGACCTCGGGACGGATCCACCGAGCTACGCGACGATCAAACGCCACCTGAAGCAGATCGTCGACCGTGAGTATCGAGGCAAGATCGCCGAGCAATGCTTCGCCCATGCCGCCGAATCCGGCGGTCTGAGCCTGTTGTTGTACGACGTGACGACCTTGTACTTCGAGGCCGAAAAGGAAGATGACCTGCGCAAAGTCGGGTACTCGAAGGAACGCCGGGTCGACCCGCAGATCGTCGTCGGGCTGCTGGTGGACCGCACCGGTTTCCCGCTCGAGATCGGCTGCTACGAAGGCAACTCCGCCGAAACCCGCACCATCGTCCCGATCGTGCGGCAGTTCCAGGCCCGCCATGACCTCGACGGGGTCGAGATGGTCGTCGCCGCGGACGCCGGAATGCTGTCCGCGTCCAATCTCGCAGCGCTGGACGAGGCGGGGCTGAAGTTCATCGTCGGCTCCCGCGCCACGAAAGCGCCTGGTGATCTCGCCTCCCACTTTCATTGGAACGGCAATGTTTTCACCGATGGGCAGATCATCGACACGATCACGCCACGGCACGGCCGCTCCGTGGTCAACAACCGCCGGCGACGAGCCGAGCCCGTCTGGAACGAGACGGACCATCCGAATGCGTGGCGGGCGATCTGGCAGTACTCCCGCAGCCGCGCCGCCCGGGACGAGAAAACACTCAACGCACAAGAAGCCCGCGCCCGGGCCGTGGTCGACGGGGACACCGCACCGAAGTCGACGCGATTCGTGAAGACGACTGCGAAAGGCCGGCGGCTGGACACTGCCTCGCTCGAACGCGCCAGGATGCTCGTCGGCCTGAAAGGCTATGTCACCAACCTTCCTGTCTCCCTGATGGATCCGAGCGAAATCATCGGTAAATATCACGAGTTGTGGCATGTCGAGCAGTCGTTCCGGATGTCGAAGACCGATCTGCGGGCCCGGCCGATCTTCCACCGCACCCGCGATGCGATCGAGGCGCACCTGACGGTGGTGTTCGCGGCATTGGCGGTCTCCCGGGTGGTGCAGGAACGCAGCGATCTCGCGATCGGCAAGGTCGTCAAGCTGTTGCGGCCGCTGCGGTCGGCGACCATCGCGATCAACGGCACCCGACACACGTTCCCGCCGCAGGTCGAGGCCGATATGCAGGTGCTGCTCGATCGGATTTCAGGTACCGAAATCACGCACTAA
- a CDS encoding IS481 family transposase: protein MLHRNAPLSVEGRRRLVERCQTRPLSHVAAEMGISRSCASKWMARYREHGELGLLDRPSVPHHQPTVTPAETVARIETLRRTRKWSAARIAHELGADGITISVRTVSRHLVHLGLNRRKFLDPNGENNRQPRRIIARWPGHMVHVDIKKVGRIPDGGGWRVHGRGSEQAKKVERAKVAGARAGYVYLHSAVDGFSRLAYTEALSDEKAATAIGFMHRARVFFAAHGIVHIHRVVTDNGSCYRAKDFAKVLHGGRHQRITPYTPRHNGKVERYNRILAEEFLYARVWTSERQRAEALQVWNVHYNYHRPHTAVGNRPPASKLRTGVTNVMTSYS from the coding sequence ATGCTCCACCGTAACGCCCCGCTGTCCGTCGAAGGTCGCCGCCGTCTCGTGGAGCGGTGCCAGACCCGTCCGCTGTCCCATGTCGCCGCCGAGATGGGGATCTCCCGGTCCTGCGCCAGCAAATGGATGGCCCGCTACCGCGAACACGGCGAACTCGGTCTGCTCGACCGCCCCAGCGTGCCGCACCATCAGCCCACCGTGACCCCGGCTGAGACCGTGGCGCGGATCGAGACCCTGCGGCGGACCCGCAAGTGGTCCGCGGCCCGCATCGCCCACGAACTGGGCGCCGACGGCATCACCATCTCGGTGCGCACCGTCAGCCGACACCTCGTTCACCTCGGCCTGAACCGGCGCAAGTTCCTCGACCCGAACGGCGAGAACAATCGCCAGCCACGCCGGATCATCGCCCGCTGGCCCGGCCATATGGTGCACGTCGACATCAAGAAAGTCGGCCGGATCCCCGACGGCGGTGGCTGGCGTGTCCACGGTCGGGGCAGCGAGCAGGCCAAGAAGGTCGAGCGCGCCAAGGTCGCCGGTGCCCGCGCCGGCTACGTCTACCTGCATTCGGCGGTCGACGGGTTCTCCCGCCTTGCCTATACCGAGGCGCTGTCCGACGAGAAGGCCGCCACGGCAATCGGGTTCATGCACCGCGCACGGGTGTTCTTCGCCGCCCACGGCATCGTGCACATCCACCGCGTGGTCACCGACAACGGGTCCTGCTACCGGGCGAAGGACTTCGCGAAAGTGCTCCACGGTGGCCGGCATCAGCGGATCACCCCGTACACGCCTCGTCACAACGGGAAGGTGGAGCGCTACAACCGGATTCTGGCCGAGGAGTTCCTCTACGCCCGCGTCTGGACCAGTGAACGGCAACGCGCCGAGGCCCTGCAGGTGTGGAATGTGCACTATAACTATCATCGTCCGCATACTGCCGTCGGTAACCGGCCGCCCGCGAGCAAACTCCGGACCGGTGTCACCAACGTCATGACCTCATACAGTTAG
- a CDS encoding DNA phosphorothioation-associated protein 4 produces MTVFADVRVRRPQQHERLMLELQQDAKFPAFRDILLFAAAVGFAQGRRAPFHDTAGDPIRYDTLVGPAFADTLVSMIAANEAGDDPEIMDDTRLQERVKIFEEYANGGLEYIQELINTRKQPTATVVLDLVTSALTDENQNTEIAVEDLLSGVTW; encoded by the coding sequence GTGACAGTGTTCGCCGACGTCCGAGTCCGCCGTCCCCAACAGCACGAGCGCCTCATGCTCGAGCTGCAACAGGACGCGAAGTTCCCCGCTTTTCGCGACATCCTCCTGTTCGCTGCGGCCGTCGGTTTCGCACAGGGACGACGAGCGCCATTCCATGACACTGCGGGTGACCCCATCCGATACGACACACTCGTAGGGCCCGCTTTTGCCGACACCCTCGTCAGTATGATCGCTGCGAACGAGGCAGGAGATGACCCCGAAATAATGGACGACACTCGCCTGCAGGAAAGAGTCAAGATATTTGAAGAATATGCGAATGGTGGGCTTGAGTATATTCAGGAGCTCATCAACACGAGAAAACAGCCAACAGCCACGGTTGTGCTCGACCTCGTTACGTCTGCATTGACCGACGAGAACCAAAACACCGAGATCGCAGTTGAGGATCTCCTTAGTGGCGTTACATGGTAA